The following proteins are co-located in the Gossypium hirsutum isolate 1008001.06 chromosome A02, Gossypium_hirsutum_v2.1, whole genome shotgun sequence genome:
- the LOC107944105 gene encoding casein kinase II subunit alpha isoform X2, with amino-acid sequence MAIRPLNFTTISLHHHHHHHHHHHRPRLSLSLLFSPSPISSSLASTLSFLRGIASKTSYSAVSQQQQQQQQQKLRKELLLKELKETETLAQKIGKAIRHPGFPSKSRVYADVNVIRPKEYWDYESLIVQWGEQDDYEVVRKVGRGKYSEVFEGVHCTDNEKCIIKILKPVKKKKIKREIKILQNLCGGPNIVKLLDIVRDQQSKTPSLIFEYVNNTDFKVLYPTLSDYDIRYYIYELLKALDYCHSQGIMHRDVKPHNVMIDHEQRKLRLIDWGLAEFYHPGKEYNVRVASRYFKGPELLVDLQDYDYSLDLWSLGCMFAGMIFRKEPFFYGHDNYDQLVKIAKVLGTDELNAYLNKYGIELDPHLLFLVGRHSRKPWTKFINAENQHLALPEAIDFLDKLLRYDHLERLTAKEAMAHPYFYPIRNAESSRTRT; translated from the exons ATGGCCATAAGGCCCTTGAATTTCACGACAATCTCTCTTCaccaccatcaccatcaccaccACCATCACCACCGCCCCCGTCTCAGCCTCTCTCTCCTCTTCTCCCCTTCACCAATATCCTCCTCTCTTGCTTCTACCCTTTCCTTCCTCCGCGGAATCGCCTCCAAAACATCATACTCCGCCGTTTCTCAACagcaacagcagcagcagcaacaaaAGCTGAGGAAAGAGCTTTTGCTGAAGGAGCTGAAAGAAACCGAAACCCTGGCGCAAAAGATAGGGAAAGCCATTAGGCACCCTGGCTTTCCTTCTAAGTCTAGGGTTTACGCCGATGTCAATGTTATTCGTCCTAAAGAGTACTGGGATTACGAGTCCCTTATTGTCCAATGGGG GGAACAAGATGATTACGAGGTGGTTAGGAAAGTTGGAAGAGGGAAATACAGTGAGGTGTTCGAAGGCGTTCATTGTACTGATAATGAGAAATGTATTATCAAGATTCTCAAACCTGTAAAGAAGAAGAAG ATTAAGAGGGAGATTAAAATTCTGCAAAATCTTTGTGGAGGGCCGAATATTGTGAAGTTGCTCGATATAGTTAGGGATCAGCAATCGAAGACACCAAGTCTTATATTTGAATACGTGAATAATACGGATTTTAAAGTGCTTTATCCGACACTCTCAGATTATGATATTAGATATTATATCTATGAACTTTTGAAG GCATTGGATTATTGCCACTCACAAGGTATTATGCACCGAGATGTGAAGCCCCATAATGTCATGATTGATCACGAGCAGCGTAAACTTCGTCTTATTGATTGGGGCCTTGCTGAGTTCTATCATCCAGGGAAAGAATACAATGTTCGTGTTGCTTCGAG ATATTTTAAAGGTCCTGAGCTTCTTGTTGATTTGCAAGACTATGATTACTCTTTAGACTTGTGGAGTCTTGGTTGTATGTTTGCTGGAATG ATATTCCGGAAGGAGCCATTCTTTTACGGGCATGATAATTATGATCAACTAGTCAAGATAGCCAAG GTTCTTGGGACAGATGAATTAAATGCTTATCTAAATAAGTACGGTATCGAATTGGATCCCCATCTTTTATTTCTTGTTGGGAG GCATAGTCGCAAACCTTGGACAAAGTTCATTAATGCTGAGAATCAACATCTGGCATTACCTGAG GCCATCGATTTCCTCGATAAGTTGCTTCGATATGATCATTTGGAAAGGCTAACTGCAAAAGAAGCAATG GCTCATCCTTATTTTTACCCGATTAGAAATGCGGAAAGCAGCAGAACTCGGACCTAG
- the LOC107944105 gene encoding casein kinase II subunit alpha isoform X1, which produces MAIRPLNFTTISLHHHHHHHHHHHRPRLSLSLLFSPSPISSSLASTLSFLRGIASKTSYSAVSQQQQQQQQQKLRKELLLKELKETETLAQKIGKAIRHPGFPSKSRVYADVNVIRPKEYWDYESLIVQWGREQDDYEVVRKVGRGKYSEVFEGVHCTDNEKCIIKILKPVKKKKIKREIKILQNLCGGPNIVKLLDIVRDQQSKTPSLIFEYVNNTDFKVLYPTLSDYDIRYYIYELLKALDYCHSQGIMHRDVKPHNVMIDHEQRKLRLIDWGLAEFYHPGKEYNVRVASRYFKGPELLVDLQDYDYSLDLWSLGCMFAGMIFRKEPFFYGHDNYDQLVKIAKVLGTDELNAYLNKYGIELDPHLLFLVGRHSRKPWTKFINAENQHLALPEAIDFLDKLLRYDHLERLTAKEAMAHPYFYPIRNAESSRTRT; this is translated from the exons ATGGCCATAAGGCCCTTGAATTTCACGACAATCTCTCTTCaccaccatcaccatcaccaccACCATCACCACCGCCCCCGTCTCAGCCTCTCTCTCCTCTTCTCCCCTTCACCAATATCCTCCTCTCTTGCTTCTACCCTTTCCTTCCTCCGCGGAATCGCCTCCAAAACATCATACTCCGCCGTTTCTCAACagcaacagcagcagcagcaacaaaAGCTGAGGAAAGAGCTTTTGCTGAAGGAGCTGAAAGAAACCGAAACCCTGGCGCAAAAGATAGGGAAAGCCATTAGGCACCCTGGCTTTCCTTCTAAGTCTAGGGTTTACGCCGATGTCAATGTTATTCGTCCTAAAGAGTACTGGGATTACGAGTCCCTTATTGTCCAATGGGG CAGGGAACAAGATGATTACGAGGTGGTTAGGAAAGTTGGAAGAGGGAAATACAGTGAGGTGTTCGAAGGCGTTCATTGTACTGATAATGAGAAATGTATTATCAAGATTCTCAAACCTGTAAAGAAGAAGAAG ATTAAGAGGGAGATTAAAATTCTGCAAAATCTTTGTGGAGGGCCGAATATTGTGAAGTTGCTCGATATAGTTAGGGATCAGCAATCGAAGACACCAAGTCTTATATTTGAATACGTGAATAATACGGATTTTAAAGTGCTTTATCCGACACTCTCAGATTATGATATTAGATATTATATCTATGAACTTTTGAAG GCATTGGATTATTGCCACTCACAAGGTATTATGCACCGAGATGTGAAGCCCCATAATGTCATGATTGATCACGAGCAGCGTAAACTTCGTCTTATTGATTGGGGCCTTGCTGAGTTCTATCATCCAGGGAAAGAATACAATGTTCGTGTTGCTTCGAG ATATTTTAAAGGTCCTGAGCTTCTTGTTGATTTGCAAGACTATGATTACTCTTTAGACTTGTGGAGTCTTGGTTGTATGTTTGCTGGAATG ATATTCCGGAAGGAGCCATTCTTTTACGGGCATGATAATTATGATCAACTAGTCAAGATAGCCAAG GTTCTTGGGACAGATGAATTAAATGCTTATCTAAATAAGTACGGTATCGAATTGGATCCCCATCTTTTATTTCTTGTTGGGAG GCATAGTCGCAAACCTTGGACAAAGTTCATTAATGCTGAGAATCAACATCTGGCATTACCTGAG GCCATCGATTTCCTCGATAAGTTGCTTCGATATGATCATTTGGAAAGGCTAACTGCAAAAGAAGCAATG GCTCATCCTTATTTTTACCCGATTAGAAATGCGGAAAGCAGCAGAACTCGGACCTAG